One Gammaproteobacteria bacterium DNA window includes the following coding sequences:
- a CDS encoding fatty acid desaturase, protein MYQAIALSSNYQNDALASHFHTTETTPDRQADLTRMKQEVAAFRGGDTMRSSVQLGLTSLSLVFSFSLAVYSVDNSVGLSLLFSTLAALCILRLFMIQHDCGHGAFFQSRRANDVVGRIIGVITLTPYQCWRRFHAMHHAGTGNLEKRGYGDIKTLTVREYQALSPRAKLLYRLFRHPAILFGVLPFVLFFVRQRLTYYIPKNWIKERKSVHYTNAGIAVVAIAMSFIVGLEAFLSVYVPAMIIAASIGVWLFYVQHQFEDAYWESQTKWTYNEAAVYGSSYYKLPQWAQWLFAHITVHHVHHLDCTIPNYRLKECNERVSGLKDSAPGISFRQSLETIRYKLWDEQKKQMVSFNY, encoded by the coding sequence ATGTATCAGGCAATTGCGCTCTCCAGCAACTACCAAAACGATGCACTGGCGTCGCACTTTCATACAACTGAGACAACTCCCGACCGCCAAGCCGACCTCACTCGCATGAAGCAAGAAGTCGCCGCCTTCAGGGGTGGAGATACCATGCGCAGCAGCGTCCAACTCGGTCTGACGTCACTAAGCCTTGTGTTTTCGTTCAGCTTAGCCGTCTATTCCGTTGACAACAGCGTAGGCTTGAGTCTGCTGTTTAGCACATTAGCCGCACTGTGCATATTGCGCCTCTTTATGATTCAACATGATTGCGGACATGGCGCATTCTTTCAGTCGAGGCGTGCTAACGATGTCGTTGGACGCATCATAGGCGTAATCACCCTCACCCCATATCAGTGCTGGCGCAGATTCCACGCTATGCACCATGCAGGTACCGGTAATCTGGAAAAGCGCGGTTACGGTGACATCAAAACCTTGACTGTTCGCGAATACCAAGCACTTTCACCGAGAGCGAAACTTCTGTACCGCTTGTTTCGTCACCCGGCGATTTTGTTTGGCGTTCTTCCCTTTGTCTTATTCTTTGTTCGTCAACGTCTAACCTACTACATTCCAAAGAACTGGATCAAGGAGCGAAAAAGCGTCCACTATACCAATGCTGGTATTGCAGTTGTTGCCATCGCAATGTCTTTCATCGTCGGTCTTGAGGCGTTTCTATCAGTCTATGTACCTGCCATGATCATCGCCGCCAGTATTGGCGTATGGCTGTTCTATGTACAACACCAGTTTGAAGACGCCTACTGGGAAAGCCAGACAAAGTGGACTTATAACGAAGCGGCTGTTTACGGCTCGTCCTATTACAAACTTCCACAGTGGGCACAATGGCTATTCGCTCATATTACTGTGCACCATGTACATCATCTCGACTGCACAATACCCAACTATCGATTAAAAGAATGTAACGAACGTGTATCTGGCTTAAAAGACAGTGCACCCGGTATCAGTTTTAGACAGAGCCTGGAGACGATTCGATACAAACTTTGGGATGAGCAGAAAAAACAAATGGTTTCGTTTAACTACTAA
- a CDS encoding acyl-CoA thioesterase, translated as MSLIFRMIWLLITARKKPRLPYIKPENELTLRVLPNDLDINLHMNNGRYLTICDLSRVDMFIRSGLGKTMFKQHWIPIITEHTMVYKKALRPFQKYTVTMAVTGWDERSFDMTHTFLVGDRVMAEGTSKGVIYSKKEGVIPPERVMETVKQSL; from the coding sequence ATGAGCCTTATCTTTAGAATGATTTGGTTATTAATCACGGCAAGAAAGAAGCCACGTTTGCCGTATATCAAACCGGAGAACGAGTTAACACTTCGCGTACTCCCCAATGATCTCGATATCAATTTGCACATGAATAATGGTCGCTATCTCACTATCTGCGATCTCTCGCGGGTCGATATGTTTATCCGTTCAGGCCTTGGCAAGACCATGTTCAAACAACACTGGATACCCATCATCACCGAACACACCATGGTCTATAAAAAGGCATTGCGCCCTTTTCAAAAATACACGGTAACCATGGCAGTGACAGGTTGGGATGAACGTAGTTTCGATATGACGCACACCTTTTTAGTCGGCGATAGAGTTATGGCTGAGGGGACGTCCAAAGGCGTCATCTATTCAAAAAAGGAAGGTGTCATTCCGCCGGAACGCGTGATGGAGACGGTAAAACAGTCTCTTTAG